A segment of the Nitrospira sp. SG-bin1 genome:
CCTTCTAAAAATGCAATCGAGATTCAGGGTCGTCAATCGCGGTCATGAAAAGGGGGGCGGGTCCACAACCCGTCCCCCCTGGCGGACGTGATAAGGCTTACGAGGCTTATAGTCCGGCGTCCTTGCGCAAAGCCTTCATCTTATCGGTTTTTTCCCATGTGAATTCCGGTTCGGTGCGACCGAAATGGCCGTAGGCCGCCGTCTTCCGGAAAATCGGACGCCGAAGTTTCAGGTGATCGATGATGCCGCGGGGAGTCATGGGGAAATGCTTGCGCACGAGTTTGTCGAGAATATCGACCGACACTTTTTCCGTGCCTTTGGTGTCGACGAGGACAGATACCGGATCGGCGACCCCGATGGCGTATGCCAGCTGCACCTCGCATTTGTCGGCCATGCCGGCGGCCACCAGATTCTTGGCAATGTAACGAGCCATATACGAGGCGGATCGGTCCACCTTCGTGGGATCCTTGCCGGAGAAAGCCCCCCCGCCGTGGCTGCCGTGGCCTCCGTAGGTGTCGACGATAATTTTCCGCCCCGTGAGGCCTGTGTCGCCCATGGGCCCACCGACCACGAAACGGCCGGTCGGGTTGATGTGATGTTTGACACCGGTTGGATCATAGAGTCCTTTGGGCATCACGGGCTTGATGACCTTTTCCATGATGTCACGCTCGATCTGTTTGTTGGTTACCTCAGGGCTGTGTTGCGTGGAGACGACGATCGTATCGATCCGCACGGGCTTGCCGTTTTTATACTCAACCGTCACTTGGGATTTGCCGTCGGGACGCACCCACTTCAGAATGTTCTTCTTCCGCACCTCGGCCAGGCGCTTGGTCAGCCGGTGGGCCAACACGATGGGCATCGGCATGAGCTCGTCCGTTTCATTGGTGGCGTAGCCGAACATCAAGCCTTGGTCGCCGGCGCCTCCGGAATCGACGCCCATCGCGATATCGCCGGATTGCTGGTGAATGGCGGTGAGCACGGAGCAGGTGTGGAAGTCGAACCCCCACGACGCATCGCAGTAGCCGACGTCCTTGATGACGTCACGGATAATATCCGGGATTTCAACGTAGGCTTTGGTGGAGATTTCACCGGCTACCAGGGCAATACCGGTAGTCAGGATCGTTTCGCACGCGACGCGGGAATACTTATCCTGCGCAATGATGGCGTCCAAGATGCCGTCGGAGATCTGGTCGGCGATCTTATCCGGGTGTCCTTCAGTGACCGATTCTGAAGTAAACAAGAAATTGTCTCGCATGTGCCCCTCGTGGGTTCAGGTTTATGGAAGCCGGCGTTGGTCGATCTGCTGATAGTGAACGCGATGAGCAGTTCCGAATGACAAGCCGAGCACAGAGTGGTGCAATTCTAGAGGAGATCGGTCGGCTTTGTCCATCACTTCGAGAGTAGGGCAAGGCAGATTCGTCACCCGCCGTTTGCTTGACTCAGGTTTTTAGGGACTTGTAACATAGCTTGTTTCAACACGAATCAAGAATCTACGGAGCCGGGAGCTTTTGATCCGTGATTTACCGATCCGCTGCGGCGCTATATGTGAGTACAGAAAATATCGGTAAAACGAAGCTCATGAAACTTTCTCTCGCGGCATACCTCTTCCACGTTGCGATCGTTGCGGGGCTTGTCGTCTCTCCGGTTTCTCAAGCCGAATCACTACAACCCAACAAGCGGTCGGGTTTCGTACGAGGCGTGGTCCAAATCGGCGATGAGGCGCCGAATTTTACGTTGCGCGATCTTGCCGGCAACGCCATGAGCCTGTCGCAGCTCAGGGGTAAGGTCGTCCTGCTGAATTTCTGGGCGACTTGGTGCGGACCGTGCCGTGTTGAGATGCCGGCGATGGAGCAACTCTATCGAACGTTGCCGCGGCGGGAGTTCGAGATCCTGGCCGTGTCCACAGATCCGCAGGGCGCGGCGGTTACCCGTCCGTTCCAACGGGAAATGGGGTTTACGTTTCCGATCCTCCATGACTCGGAATACCGCGTGGGCCTGACCTACGGGGCCCGCACGATTCCGGTCACGTTCATGGTCGATCGCCGGGGTATTGTGCGACAAAAAATTTTCGGCGCTCGGGATTGGGACTCACCGGAGGCCCGTGACTTGATTCACGAACTGATGAAATCGTAACCATGACCCAAGCTATCCCACAGATTTCCCTCATTGCCGCCTTTTCGGCGGGACTCCTTTCTTTCGTTTCTCCATGCGTGCTGCCGTTGGTGCCGAGCTATATTTCCTACATTACCGGCCTGTCGGTCGAACAATTGACGGACGCGTCCGAACGGATGAAGTTCAAGAAGGCGATCATCGTGAATTCCTTGTTGTTCATCGCCGGATTTTCGACCGTCTTTATCGCGTTCGGTGCCTCGGCCAGTTTTCTGGGCCAGTTGCTGATCACCCATCAAGACCTGATTCGCCGGATCGGCGGGGTGTTGATCATCGTGTTCGGGTTGTATCTGCTCGGCATTCTCAATCTGAAGTTCCTGAAAATGGAGCATCGGTATCAGTTCCGTAGTCGGCCGGCCGGATACTTGGGGTCGTTCTTGATCGGTGTCGCCTTCGCCGCCGGCTGGACCCCCTGTGTCGGACCGGTCCTGGGATCCATTCTTCTCTATGCCAGTACGACCGATTCTCTTGTGAATGGAGTCGTGTTGCTCACGTTTTACTCCTTCGGATTGGGCCTGCCGCTGTTTCTCACGGCGCTGGGCGTCGATCGGTTCTTGGCCTATTTCAAAGAAGTGCGAGCCTATTTGTGGGGTGTTTCCACCGTGAGTGGCGTCATGCTGGTTTTCGTCGGCGTGATGATCTACGCCAATTCCCTCACGATGGTGACGAGTTTCCTGGAGCGATACGGAATCGGTTGGTATCTGGGTCAGTAAGCTGCCTTGAGCGATCAGCTTTCAGCCGTCAGCATGTGCGTACCGACTCTCTGGGCTTCTCCGGGAAGAAGCGTCTCATTTCACTCGAGGGATTTCTTGCCGAGCGCTTTCTGCTGAGAGCCAGTGGGCTATCTTAGCACCAGGCATCGAGGCGGCAAGCGGTAAAGCCCTGCCCCAGCTGGGTGGCAGAGGGAGAGCCCAACGAGTCAAGTAAGGGCGGAATGCCTAGCGTTCCGACGGCGGGCGATGGAGGAGCAGCCGTGGGTGCATGATTGGAGATTCCGGATGTGTTGTTGCGGACTATCCCCGGGCCGGCGTCGGAAACGAGGATCGATTCCGACTTCTGAGCGAGGAGCGTCACTGGTTGAGCCCCTCCGATCTTTTCCAACAAGTTCTTGCCGTCCCCTGAGACCGTACTGGTCGGATACTTGTCTGCCAATAAGACCAGACTTTCCCTCGCCCAATCGTCGGCTCCCATTTCATGGTACGCCTTCGCGAGGAAATATAAGGCTTCTGAGGCGATGGGCTTATCAGGGTACTCTTTGAGAATCTGCTGGAACCGATGGGTGGCAGCGAGGTAAGAGCCGCGCCGGTAATAGAATCGTCCCACGAAGAGATGCATCTGCGCGATCCAATCATGGCACTCTTCCAGCTTCTGCTGAGCCTGGCCCTCATAGCGACTGCCGGGGAATTCTTTCCTCATCTGCTCGAAGGCGGCAATGGCTTTTTGCATCGGTTCGGGATCACGATCGATGGTCTTCGCCATCTTCAAATGAATCTCTCCGATCCGAAATGCAACGTATGGGGCCAGGACGTGGTTGCGATGGAGTTCCATGAAGTGCTTGTATTCGACCAACGCCTCGGCATACTCCTCTTTCTCAAAATACGCTTCTCCCCGTTTCATGATGACGTTGGGATGGTAGTGGTTTTCAAGGGTGTCTCCGAGGAAAATTTGTTCGTCGGTGCCGCTGAAGACTTTCTTGATCCCGCTTCGTATGTCTCGGGGGGTGAGATCGCCCGCACACGATGTCATGAGTAGAGAGCCGACGACCAGGCACGTCGCCAGTCGGAGTCGAGATGTTGGGGACGGCGGATCGGCCACGAATCGGATGGAAGACATACCCGATAACTCATAGCAAGGATACGCGCAAAAAGCAATGAGGAGAACGGTTTGGTTGACCTACTTCTTCATGCTCCCTATAATCTCGCCCCACAGTAAAAGCGTAAGTAGCCTAACGATTTTGCTCAAGTAGACGGTAGTTGTGGAACATGATTCGCACAAGGATCATTGGAACAGGCAGTTATCTTCCTTCCCGCATTGTGTCCAATGAGGAACTTGCTCCTTCGTTGGGGGTGTCCCCGGCCCGGATTCGACGGCTGACCGGGATTCAGACACGTCATTGGGCAGCTGATCATGAGGCGCCTTCCGATATGGCGGTGGTTGCCGGACGTCGGGCACTGGAGGCGGCGGGTTGTACATCTTCTTCGATCGATGCCATTCTTCTGTCTACGACTTCTCCGGATATGGCGTTTCCCTCGACAGCCTGCTTGGTGCAGCGAGGGTTGGGATGTAAGGCGATAGGGGCATTCGATGTGTCCGCCTCCTGCTCCGGGTTTTTGTACGGCCTCTCTATGGCCCAGGCCATGATTCAGAGCGGACAGATCATCACTTGTCTTGTCGCGGCCTCAGAGGTCAAATCTCGTTTCCTTGACCCGGAGGATGACGCGACGGCCCTGTTGTTCGGGGATGGGGCTGGTGCCGTCATCCTCCGGGGGGAAGAGGACGGCAGCCCTGAGTGGCGAGGAATCCTTGGAATCCGGTTATACGCCGATGGGGCGCACCATGGGCTCATTCGAGTCCCGGCCGGGGGATCACGGGTTCCCGTCACTGCCGATACGTTGAAGAAACGGGAACACCTGCTTCGCATGCAGGGGGCGCCGCTCTTTCGGATAGCCGTTCGTCGGATCGAACAGGCCGTACTGGATATCGTGAAGGAATTCGGCGTTTGTCTGCGCGATCTCCAGCAAGTTATTCTCCATCAGGCGAACGGTCGGATCTTGTCTCACGTGGGGGATCGTTTGGGCATTGACCAAGACCGAATGATCTCCGTAATCGCGCAGTACGGCAATACGTCCTCGGCGTCTCTCCCGATCGCTCTCGATACGGCAGTTCGTGGGGGGAACATTTCGCCGGGCGCGTTGGTGTTACTGGGTAGTTTCGGCGGTGGACTGACCTGGGCAACTGGCCTTGTACGGTGGTAAGGATGATAGGAAGGTGGGCTGGACGCCGTGAGTTGCTCAGGTCGCCGTCATCATCGATATTGGTCCGTCAGCCGGAAGTCTAAGGCATGATGTTCGATCATGTCATCCGCCCTGGGCGGTGGATCGAACAAGCGCCTGTCTGCGGTCGATGGGGGTGACGAGCAATTCTTCCCGGCGTGGCTGTTTACCCTGCCCGGGGCCGTGTTGTTGGGCGCGGATGGCTATGCCTTACTTGCGTCGTTCATGTGATGGACGCTGCGAACTGTGAGATTGAGCGGGAGGCGGACCACGAATCGACTCCCCTGAGGAGGATTCCCTTCCACCCACACCTGTCCCCCATGCCCTTCGACGATATGCTTTACGATCGCCAGTCCGAGACCCGTCCCGCCCAACTCTCGTGACCGAGCCTTGTCGACTCGGTAGAACCGTTCGAAGACACGAGGCCGGTCCTCTTCCGGGATACCGATCCCCGTATCGGCGACGCTGAGTTCGATCGCCCGGATTGAAGGTTCGGCGTTCCTAACCGACGGGACAAGCTTGGCGCCGACCGTAAT
Coding sequences within it:
- a CDS encoding methionine adenosyltransferase (catalyzes the formation of S-adenosylmethionine from methionine and ATP; methionine adenosyltransferase), which codes for MRDNFLFTSESVTEGHPDKIADQISDGILDAIIAQDKYSRVACETILTTGIALVAGEISTKAYVEIPDIIRDVIKDVGYCDASWGFDFHTCSVLTAIHQQSGDIAMGVDSGGAGDQGLMFGYATNETDELMPMPIVLAHRLTKRLAEVRKKNILKWVRPDGKSQVTVEYKNGKPVRIDTIVVSTQHSPEVTNKQIERDIMEKVIKPVMPKGLYDPTGVKHHINPTGRFVVGGPMGDTGLTGRKIIVDTYGGHGSHGGGAFSGKDPTKVDRSASYMARYIAKNLVAAGMADKCEVQLAYAIGVADPVSVLVDTKGTEKVSVDILDKLVRKHFPMTPRGIIDHLKLRRPIFRKTAAYGHFGRTEPEFTWEKTDKMKALRKDAGL
- a CDS encoding thiol-disulfide oxidoreductase ResA — translated: MKLSLAAYLFHVAIVAGLVVSPVSQAESLQPNKRSGFVRGVVQIGDEAPNFTLRDLAGNAMSLSQLRGKVVLLNFWATWCGPCRVEMPAMEQLYRTLPRREFEILAVSTDPQGAAVTRPFQREMGFTFPILHDSEYRVGLTYGARTIPVTFMVDRRGIVRQKIFGARDWDSPEARDLIHELMKS
- a CDS encoding cytochrome C biogenesis protein, with the protein product MTQAIPQISLIAAFSAGLLSFVSPCVLPLVPSYISYITGLSVEQLTDASERMKFKKAIIVNSLLFIAGFSTVFIAFGASASFLGQLLITHQDLIRRIGGVLIIVFGLYLLGILNLKFLKMEHRYQFRSRPAGYLGSFLIGVAFAAGWTPCVGPVLGSILLYASTTDSLVNGVVLLTFYSFGLGLPLFLTALGVDRFLAYFKEVRAYLWGVSTVSGVMLVFVGVMIYANSLTMVTSFLERYGIGWYLGQ
- a CDS encoding 3-oxoacyl-ACP synthase; the protein is MIRTRIIGTGSYLPSRIVSNEELAPSLGVSPARIRRLTGIQTRHWAADHEAPSDMAVVAGRRALEAAGCTSSSIDAILLSTTSPDMAFPSTACLVQRGLGCKAIGAFDVSASCSGFLYGLSMAQAMIQSGQIITCLVAASEVKSRFLDPEDDATALLFGDGAGAVILRGEEDGSPEWRGILGIRLYADGAHHGLIRVPAGGSRVPVTADTLKKREHLLRMQGAPLFRIAVRRIEQAVLDIVKEFGVCLRDLQQVILHQANGRILSHVGDRLGIDQDRMISVIAQYGNTSSASLPIALDTAVRGGNISPGALVLLGSFGGGLTWATGLVRW